TCCCTTCCCTGGTggaaaacaggagaaacaaGAGAGAAAGTCAACTTTCCTGATAGCGAAATGAACAGATAAGCAATATCCATGACTTTTCCAGTCAGCGCAGCGCCCACACCTTTCCTACACCTGTTCCTCCTGCCTGTTGTCCAGCACAAGGATACAAAACCTGGCTCCTCATCATGACCTCCACCTCTCTGATGCCCAAGTGAACCTAAAGGCCACatgaaggaggagaaaactTCCCCATCACAGAGCATAAACCTCTCTGGAGGATCTGCACCGCTGACTCAGACTTTACCAAAGGGAACGCACAGCAGGGCTCCCCTTGCTCTGGCTGCCTCACAGCAAGCAGAGGCACTTGGAGCCATCTCAGCCATGGGTGACAAGGTAGTGCTGCTGCCATGGCTCTTCTCAGAAGATCTGGTGGAAGGGCAGGCTGGTGCAGCTGAATATGCCAAAGGGATAGGAGGCACTCAAGGCTGAGCTGCGGGAGCTGCGGACAAGCCTCCCCATGCCCATGACTTAGTAGTGGTGGTGGCATTAGCTGTCCCTACACGCTTCTTATAGAATCatgaaggttggagaagacctctaagatcatccagtccaaccgtcagcccaacatcaccgtgcctactaaaccatgtcatttAGCGCCACCTCTACCCGtgttttgaacacctccggggaaggaGACTCTACTGCTTCCCTGCTCTTGCCCATGCCCAGGGCTGACAGGACAAGTGACCCCACAACATTCTCGCGTGTCCCCTCCAAGCCAGGCTGGACCTGCCCCGTCCAGGAGTGTCTCTGCCCTCCGCCCACTGGCACTGGCTGCGCCCGGGgccaggcagggagaggagccgTGAATCACGGCCAAAGAAGCCAGGTCTTGCACAACCAGCACTCCCAGCCTCAGCCCACCCACCCAGGTGAGGGCTGGGGCCAGTTGCCCCTCACCGACAGCCCCGTGGGGGTGGCGGGGGTCAGTGTCCTCAAAGTGACATGCTTGAGGGGACAAGCATGTCCCCTAGTCCTCCCCAAGAGGACTAGGGGGTCCAGTCTCCTTATGTCACCAGTCATGAGAGGACAGGCTCAGTCTCCTAGTACCAGCCCCAAGGGGACAAGGGAGCCTGGTCTTGTCATGTCACCATCCCCGAGGAGACAAGGAGCCCGGTCTCCTTACACTGACCAGTCCCGAGGGGACAAGGCAGCCCCAGTTTCTCACAATGGTCTGTCCTGAGGGGGCAGGGGAGCTCAGTGTCCTCATGTTACTGGCCCCGAGGGGACAAGGAACCTGGTCTCCTCATAGCAAGGAGCCCTGAAGGGACAAGGGAGCCCAAACTTCTCACAGTGACTGGCCCCGAGGGGACAAGAGGATTCCAGTCTCCTCTTGTCACCAGCCCCGAGGGGACAAGGCACCCTCGTCTCTTCATTTCACTGTCCCCAACGGGACAGTGATGTCTCCAGCCCCGAAGGGACAAGGGATCTCGGTCTTCTGATGCCACCGTCTCCGAGGGGACAAGAGAACGCGGTCTCCTCCTGTCTCCAGCCCCGAGGGGACAAGAGAACACGGTCTCCCCCTGTCTCCAGCCCCGAGGGGACAAGGGGACCCCGGTCTCCTCCTGCCACCAGCCCCGAGGGGACAAGGGGACCCCGGTCTCCTCCTGCCACGGCCCCGAGGGGACAAGAGAACACGGTCACCTCCTGCCACCGGCCCCGAGTGGACAAGGGACCTCGGTCTTCTGATGCCACCGGCCCCGAGGGGACAAGAGAACAGGGTCACCTCCTGCCATAAGCCCCGAGCGGACAAGGGGACCCCGTCTCCTCCTGTCTCCAGCCCCGAGGGGACAAGGGGACCCCGGTCTCCTCCTGCCATGGCCCCGGGGGGGCAAGAGAACGCGGTCTCCTCCTGTCTCCAGCCCCGAGGGGACAAGAGAACACGGTCTCCTCCTATCTCCAGCCCCGAGGGGACAAGGGGGCCCCGGTCTCCTCCTGCCACGGCCCCGAGGGGACAAGGGACCTCGGTCTTCTGATGCCACCAACCCCGAGGGGACAAGGGACCTCGGTCTTCTGATGCCACCGGCCCCGAGGGGACAAGAGAAAAGGGTCACCTCCTGCCATCAGCCCCGAGGGGACAAGGGGACCCCGGTCTCCTCCTGCCACGGCCCCGGGGGGCAAAAGAACACGGTCTCCTCCTGTCTCCAGCCCCGAGGGGCCCAGGGcccgtccccccccccgccgctccccgcgccTCCCGGCGGCCTCACCGGGGTCATCCTCGTCGCGGGGCACCTTTCGGAAGCAGTCGTTGAGGCTGAGGTTGTGGCGGATGCTGTTCTGCCATCCGGCCTTGCTGCGCTTGTAGAAGGGGAAATTCTCGGCCACGTACTGGTAGATGTGGCTGAGCGTGAGCTTCCTCTCGGGAGCGCTCTGGATGGCCATGGCGATCAGCGCCGAGTACGAGTAGGGCGGCCTCACCAgcttcagcagctcctcctggctCGCCAGGCTCAGCCAGCTCAGCTCCGCTCCCCCCGCCGACGGCGACCCGGGCGCGGGGGGGGACGCCACCAGCTGCCCTCCCCTCGAGCAGCCGTAGGAGCCCGGCGGCAGGAACGGGGCGGCGGCCGAGCCGGGGGGGGCCTGCAGGTAGGGAGCGGGGCCGTTCATGCCCCACAGGTACCCGGCGCCCGCGGGGGCCCCGTACTCGCCCAGCGCGTACCCGCCGGCCCGCGGCCCCGtcgaggcggcggcggcggcgccgggggggTGGAGGCTGGGCTGCGGGTACACGCTGAAGTTCTCGCCGCAGTACACGGCCATGTCGGGGGCTTCCTGAGCGctgcggggctgcgggggcGCGGGGGCGGCCGCCGGCGCCGAGGCTCTGGGCTGCAGCTCACCGGCGCTCATAATCCCTGGCCATGCGGGGCGGACGGCGCTCCCCACCGGCTCCCGTCCTCTTcacgccccccgcccccccccccccgcgccccctttttcctcctccttctcctcctccggTGGCCTCAGACCAAAAAATCCCGGGGGGCTGCGGCGCGGCGCCCTTATAGGCGCTGCCGAGCCcagggaggcgggggggggggggggacgggggaggGACCGCTGGATTTGGCTCCCGGCAGCGCGGGGGCAGCATCCCTGCGCCTGCCCTCCCCGCCGGGAtgctccccccccgccccgtcccggCTCCTCCCCGGGGCTCTCCGCTTGGCCGCACCCCTCTCCCCCCCGTCCCCCGCAACCCCCCTCCCAGGGTCTCTTTGCGCTGCCCCGATGCTGCTTTGCTGCCCTTTCGCCCTGCCACCCCCTTCCCTGGTCTCCCCGCGTCACCCCGGTGCTGCCCCGTCACCCTGGCACCCCCTCCCCGGGTGTCTCCGAGCTGCTCCAGTGATGCTGAGTCTCCCCTCGCCCTGTCGCCTCCATCCCAGGATCTCTCCGTGCTGTCCCGGTCCTCCCCGCCCTTCTACCCCCTCCCCCGGGTCTCTCCGTGCTGCCTCAGTCCCCCCCCGCtcttctgccccctcccccgGGTCTCTCCGTGCTGCCCCGGTCCCCCCCTGCccttctgccccctcccccgGGTCTCTCCGTGCTGCCCCGGTCCCCCCCTGCccttctgccccctcccccgGGTCTCTCCGTGCTGCCCCGGTCCCCCCCTGCCCTTCTGCCTCCTCCCCCCGGTCTCCCGACTCTCCCGGATCATCCCCCCCTTTCCCACGGATGCGCTTCTCGCTGGTCCCTTCGGCCCCAAAACTCGCGTCTAGAGGCTTCAGCATCGCTGAAGTCGCCCCGACGGGGGACGCGAAGGGCGAAATCCCCTCAAAAACGTGTAACTTAAGAGTAATTTTGCTGCCCGTCTCGTAGCTGCCGGGTCTGAGCTCGCCGTTAATTAGTTCTGGATAAGGAATTGCctgaaattaaacaaacaaacaagatcGGTGCGTTCGCTCGTCCTGCGGGAGGGAAGGGCAGTCGCGGGGCGCGATTTAATGAATAAAAGTTGATTTTCGTGCGTCCGGGGAGCTTGACGGAAAACGCATccttttgcagagaaaaaactgTCTGTGTTCCTAAACGATCCCGAGACCCCGGAGTTTGTACCGGGACTTGCTCCGGGAAATCCTTCTCATTCGGGGCAAAACACACGATCGGACCCATAACAAGAAAAATTCGGTCAATGGTGCGGGAGAATTTAGTCTTTGCAGTCACTTAGATGATGTAAATCGCTGGGTCTTAAACGGGCTTGTTGCTCTGTTTCCTGCTGGTAAAACTGcataaaaatccttttttttttttttttttccccccagttccAAATGCGAAGCGCTCTCCCTAGGACTGCAAACGCCGGGTGTCTTGATTTGACATCAAGATTTTGGGGATAGGAGCGTTTGGGGAAagtttttgtcttttgtgtctttgaTACAAATGGTTTAAACGCTCAAGTGAAGCTGAATCAGCTTTCCCCAGCTGCCTTCAATCTCGAATTCTCACTTCTCTTGTGACCCAAGCAGGATTTTCACCgctatatttcattttaaaagaagtggACAAACTGTTTGGAGACAGAGAATCACTTGAAAGTGTGATAAAAAATTACgagtttggattttttcctttaattataAGGGGAggtgtttgggatttttttgtgttttggggtttttctgtgCATGTTctgtggtttgtatttttttttgttaacgtGTCTGTCTTTGTTTATTTAGTTTCTGTCACTGTTGCTGctgctaattttattttttcatcttttgggGAAAGAGCTTACCTGACTGTGCATTGGGATAGCCACAACAGCAGGAGAAAATTTTACATTATGTGTCACGAGGTGCCTTTTCCCTTCTCAGCTTCCCTGCCTTTATTATTTATAACAGCTCCACATCTCTTTGGAGAGGAGTCGCAATGAAAAAATGCTAATTTGAAGTCTGACCAGACACGGAGCATCTAAACCAAGCAGTTTATGGGGAAATCACAGCTAGAAAGGGCATCTAAAGGCCAAGAAGTAGGTGCATTttcaaaaagcagctttcctcTGTGTCTGAAGGGCTGAGCTGAAAACGTCCTTCTGTAAAAATCACAAGGAACCTGTGTTTAACCGTTTGCTCAAAAATCCCGCGGTCGCTGCGAGCAGGAGAGGAGCCGCCAGCGGTATCGCCGTATCGCTTCAAAATTATTCTAGCTGGGATTTGATATATTTGGGCTAAGGCAGAGCCATCTAGAGGAACAGCCTGGCTACAACCAGGAGGGGCAAGCATTTTCTCTCAGAGGCATGATATGCTGCCTTCGAGTTGCCTTTACTTGATTTCTCTGCTTCCAACAAAGGAAACGGGTCAGAAAGTGATGCTGAAGTAGCTCTAATGCTTGTCCTCAGAAAACTCCAGCTTGCTTTGTGAAATAGTAAGGAATGTGAAACAAAAATAGCTTTAGAGAGGTTATTACCTATGCAAACCAACCCTTAATTTAAAGTGCCGGGAGAATAAAGCTTTGATGGTGTGTGACggctttaaaaaatgtttactttCCTAATGCATTTAACCTGCAAGTAGTGTGCAGTGTTGCCTCAAAACATTGTCAGCTCTCCATGCAGACCTGCTGCTGTTCTCTTGTGCCAATGCACAAGGAGAGGAGCGTGAAGAGATCCAGCactctgcctctctgctttctAAGGAGTCTGGGAGACATTTCTAAGGTCTGGGAGACATTTGCCTTT
The window above is part of the Phaenicophaeus curvirostris isolate KB17595 chromosome 4, BPBGC_Pcur_1.0, whole genome shotgun sequence genome. Proteins encoded here:
- the FOXI3 gene encoding forkhead box protein I3 → MSAGELQPRASAPAAAPAPPQPRSAQEAPDMAVYCGENFSVYPQPSLHPPGAAAAASTGPRAGGYALGEYGAPAGAGYLWGMNGPAPYLQAPPGSAAAPFLPPGSYGCSRGGQLVASPPAPGSPSAGGAELSWLSLASQEELLKLVRPPYSYSALIAMAIQSAPERKLTLSHIYQYVAENFPFYKRSKAGWQNSIRHNLSLNDCFRKVPRDEDDPGKGNYWTLDPNCEKMFDNGNFRRKRKRRSEPNAPTTASAASSLGGLKAEEERPIPAAGKPCGNSPPPELDPSPSARDHPKSSSPSSIISSTPSCLSTFFSGMSSLSSGGSRLTGGLGSDLHHRNFSPGQLSSGTFNPSSSSSQEVPSPDQLQRVAGPSPAYYSSFHPSSSSQGAQYNHYYNFTVNSLIYTRDGTEV